GGTTACTAGGTTTAGGTAGTATACTAACGTGGAGTCGGGGCTGAACCGGCAGCGCAGCGCGTACTTGTTGTGCGCGACGAGATGCTTGCGCGGTATATGAGTAACTGCAAGTAAGGTTACTAGGTTTAGGTAGTATACTAACGTGGAGTCGGGGCTGAACCGGCAGCGCAGCGCGTACTTGTTGTGCGCGACGAGATGCTTGCGCGGTATATGAGTAACTGCAAGTAAGGTTACTAGGTTTAGGTAGTATACTAACGTGGAGTCGGGGCTGAACCGGCAGCGCAGCGCGTACTTGTTGTGCGCGACGAGATGCTTGCGCGGTATATGAGTAACTGCAAGTAAGGTTACTAGGTTTAGGTAGTATACTAACGTGGAGTCGGGGCTGAACCGGCAGCGCAGCGCGTACTTGTTGTGCGCGACGAGATGCTTGCGCGGTATATGAGTAACTGCAAGTAAGGTTACTAGGTTTAGGTAGTATACTAACGTGGAGTCGGGGCTGAACCGGCAGCGCAGCGCGTACTTGTTGTGCGCGACGAGATGCTTGCGCGGTATATGAGTAACTGCAAGTAAGGTTACTAGGTTTAGGTAGTATACTAACGTGGAGTCGGGGCTGAACCGGCAGCGCAGCGCGTACTTGTTGTGCGCGACGAGATGCTTGCGCGGTATATGAGTAACTGCAAGTAAGGTTACTAGGTTTAGGTAGTATACTAACGTGGAGTCGGGGCTGAACCGGCAGCGCAGCGCGTACTTGTTGTGCGCGACGAGATGCTTGCGCGGTATATGAGTAACTGCAAGTAAGGTTACTAGGTTTAGGTAGTATACTAACGTGGAGTCGGGGCTGAACCGGCAGCGCAGCGCGTACTTGTTGTGCGCGACGAGATGCTTGCGCGGTATATGAGTAACTGCAAGTAAGGTTACTAGGTTTAGGTAGTATACTAACGTGGAGTCGGGGCTGAACCGGCAGCGCAGCGCGTACTTGTTGTGCGCGACGAGATGCTTGCGCGGTATATGAGTAACTGCAAGTAAGGTTACTAGGTTTAGGTAGTATACTAACGTGGAGTCGGGGCTGAACCGGCAGCGCAGCGCGTACTTGTTGTGCGCGACGAGATGCTTGCGCGGTATATGAGTAACTGCAAGTAAGGTTACTAGGTTTAGGTAGTATACTAACGTGGAGTCGGGGCTGAACCGGCAGCGCAGCGCGTACTTGTTGTGCGCGACGAGATGCTTGCGCGGCACGGgtcgcggcggcgcgccgcCCAGCGCCCACACGTAGCAGCTGCCCTTGTTGTTCACGGCCGCCATCATGCGCCCCTCCGGGTCGATCGCGATGTCCTGGATCGATGCTTCGGCTTCTGGTATCTGAAACGATCAACTCATTCTTTTTCGTGAACAAATaaagttttcaataaataagtgGTCTTTTTGATTTGGTGCCACCGTCGCGTTTttaccaccgcacctcccgccaaagaaacAGCTCATCCACACTCtcttgacacgtggcaaaccaagaacaagcgggcatctcgctcgtttttgcccagaacgtgcaagttgtggaatgagctacctacTGAgctgtttcccttgcgctatgacatggggttcttcaagcaggtatttagtagtagtagtagtaaatcactttattgtacaaaacaaaaattgttaacatgaaattcatataaatttaggtacaaaggcgagcttatccctataagggatttcttccagctaaccttagagtaaatgagtggaaaattcgaattagatagatagacaaacttacagaacgtacaataatatttaaaaaggaaaactacaatattaatgtctacgaataactaaaatacatcaatagcattatgcaataaaataaatatgtactagcatacataaatatatagtactaaataaatattaaataaatatatatattagcactcaaccaaatcacagttcgtgggaaagccaaagctttttcagattaactttgagtgatgctacagaccgggaccgtttgagcgacaggggcaactagttccacaacttcaccgcgcgcactgtgaatgaatttgcgtacgtttgagacttattcgaagggatagcaagcgtaagattagcactagaacgtaagcggtgatcacttccttcagccagataggtatttagggttctcaaaggtgggcaacgcatgtggctcctctgatgttgcttatgtccatgggcggcgatgactgcttctcATTAGGcggctcgtttgcttcctattatattaaaaaaaagtccaggcgaagatgacaatcgttgatagaaaacgccaatcgagacttaaataatgtatggaaatagttacgtgaattttcgtagcatctgtcatcccgaaactttttttttttcgtttgtcGTTCTTCGATGTATTATTGTGATATTGGCTAGGCCCCTGGACAGGTTTTCCAAAGCGCTATGGAGCGAGTGTGGACAAAGTAGATAGCTACACGACTTGGATTCTTCCATTAGCAACTGATCAGAGGGAGGACTAAGTATATTGGAGTAGTGGAGATTAAGAGAAGATGAGATGAAGAAATTGCTCATCCCGTAACTCCGTAAGCAACCCAGTTACCGCAGAATGTGCGTGATCACCATATACTTCGATGTCAGATTTAAAGCTATAGAATTTTAACACTTCTTTAAAACCGTGTGTGTATGATTATATCAAATTATAGTAACGTAGCGTTCAGTGGTACACACCAGCTGTTCATTCTGGTCGGTGCGCAGGTCCCACACGTGGATGATGCCGCTCTGGTCGCCGACCATAATCTGCGTCTGGTCGGGGTGCATGATGACGGCGTTTACAGGCGCCGGCACTTGGAAGATTCGCTGGCATTGGAACTGTCTGCCCACTCTGCAATGTTTATATTTGCTTAATCAATAGCACAAAACGGTCGTAGGTTTACTCAAAATCCCGGTAGAGGTCGCTATTACGACTGGTCAATATTCTACAATATACATCGTGTGAATGTTTGTTTGGCTCATCGTAAAATCCATAAGAtgttaaacttatttttaaatttctgagAGAATTTGTGTGGAGATTATTCAGCTTGAATAAACATGATTATAATTAAGCAGTGTTTGATTCTTGGTTCTCCTTCCCTTCGAGACCTTAATGCAAAATTGTACACCAATTGATTATGAGCCAAAAGTTAAGAAAACTATAATGCATCCTTTAACTTCTTCATACACATTGTGGTTTATATGGCATGATGGGCATATTATTTTAGGAGTTCCATTCACACATGCTCAGTGTAGATAGAGCCTGTAACAGATCAACAAGatgatcttttttttatgtaataggaagcaaacgagcagacgagctgCCTggtgggaagcagtcatcgccgcccatggacataagcaacaccagaggagccacttatgcgttgcccacctttgagtaccctaaatacctgcttcttgaagaaccccatgtcatagcgcaggggaaacacctcagaaggtagctcattccacaacttgcacgttctgggcaaaaacgagcgagatgcccgcttgttcttggtttgccacgtgtcaagaGAGTGTGGATGAGCTgtttctttggcgggaggtgcggtggtaaAAACGCGACGGTGGCACCAAATCAAAAAGACCACTTCTTTATTGAAAACTTTATTTGTTCACGAAAAAGAATGAGTTGAACGTTTCAGATACCAGAAGCCGAAGCATCGATCCAGGACATCGCGATCGACCCGGAGGGGCGCATGATGGCGGCCGTGAACAACAAAGGCAGgcaacgagcgagatgcccgcttgatCTTACACTGTACggtccaaaatgatgtaagtaataACAACTATAGTATCTATTTTTATTACCCACTAACAAGCTAAATGGTCGGACGACATTAAAATGTGGGCGGGGCGACCTGGCATAGAACCGCTGCATACAGAACAATCCATGAAAAAGGCATTATGTTCAGCAATGGACGCAAATATGCTAAGAAGACCCACTAATGCTCACAAGCTCACCTTATGTCCCAAATTTTAGCTGTACAATCTTCACCTCCTGTATACATCCATTTGCCATcttcctaaaacaaaaacaactcattcttaagagcccatcaacgtgctcactagcgccactgctaaataattgtaattatttaaaattaacgatagatattcaaaaaagggggccgctacgtactgtattttgtatttagggtAGTAccattagttattctgtgatttaGGTCCATTTTACATTGCTAATAGTTTTTAcattgctggattcgtcaatctatgcgtccaaagttaaaagcGTTGAAatggccgtttttgttttgagttcatagatcgacgactCCAGCAacgaaaaactattataatgtattcaaaaggtacctaaatacaaaatacagtacgtagcggccaggttttgaatatctatcgttaattttaaataatcacaattatttagaagtggcgctagtgagcacgttgatgggctcttaatgaCAAATTTCTTGTGTTCTACCTCTCTATCACACTTAAATatatgacgttttcaagcaaaaggtaccacatagtcgcttaccataaggacgaaaattgcttgtatctttatacgaaaaacctgtcagaccgcccttatggtaagcgacaatgtggtaccttttgcttgaaaaagaCACATATTTGTGCGATTTACGTTTTTCATGGCAGGCCCTCAGAGCACAACTGTGAGTAAGAAGTCCAATAAAAATGCTACATAACATACTTCCACTTTCACATGATTTTGCCCCACGATTAATAGCTAGACTGCAATGGCAATGATCACATGAACTTCATAGATTTGAGGAatcatattttaaacaaattaaatattccTTCATTATATAAACTTCGGTTTTTTGTTATGTAGGCCATTTCCTATTGACCTATTGGGAGGCGGATTGTATCacccatttttaatatttaaattaaatctagACATCATTAATACACATAAAAAATGTAACCCCCCTTTTGTGGTAATCAATTCCAAATTTGGAACCAATGTCCTACATGCATTTAAAGATGAAATGAATAACTTACCGAGAATCCAACTCTAGAAACATTTTTGCTTACACCCTCATAGTTCATGACAGGGTCTGGGTTGGTGCTAGCGAGGTCATACATGCGTATGTGCTGGTACCCGCATGCGGCCACCATCTGCCCATCGGGCCTTATTTCTAGGCCATTTATTTGCTGTAAATAAAAACAGGTAGTAAGAAAAAGCTCTGGGTAAAGTCAAATGGAGGACTTTGGGACAGGGCTATAGCaacaacatcatcatcatcatcacctgTCAACActatatttagggttccgtacccaaagggtaaaaacgggaccctattagtaagattactgtccgtctgtctttttgcaccaggctgtacctcatgaaccgtgatagctaggcagttgaaatttttgcagatgatgtatttcattgtcaacttaaataataataataaacaaaacaataaacaatttctgttgccactatatcaacaattactaaaaacagaataaaataaatatttaagtggagctcccatacgtgatttttttgcgtagtggtacggaacccttcgtgcgcgagtctgactcgcacttggccggtttttttggtaTAAGTACAGTACAGGAACCAGGTACCAGGTTTctactattataaaatttaagaagtaccaaaataaaaaaaaatggtttgtgtagttttatttaactcGTAATAATGGCTTCTCAGCTACCAGGGCACTTTGCCAACGTCAagtgtattatatatatataaaactgtaAGTCGTCGATATTCAGTCATCCATTGAGGCCTTCACGATGCACTGGAGGATAGCTGGAGCAGCAGTACAAAGCACAATGGCGGCCGAGACTACGAACCGCCGAATGATGTCCAAACAATTAGTTATTTGCATTTCCAGAAGAATTTCTTCATTAACTGCACCCATTGCGCTTGCCATTCACTGCATGATAtcctattaaaattatacattaaacagcagaatgcaaaaaaaattataaaaatgtctGGAGCACGATCCGCCATGTTCCGTGGATCATTCGAAAGTCCTCATATGTACTTGTTATTGTGGATAAACAAAGTCGAAATGAAAACAGATAATATTAGAGATAGTTATTAAATACCGAGTCCGGATGTTGCATAGTCCGCAAGCAAACGCCGCTGTGAGCCTGCCATAGCTTGATGGTGTGGTCGTAGCCGCCCGTCACCAGCACCACATGCGACGCGCCTGCCGCCGCGTCTCCCGACATCTTCAACCAACTATTTATTGATTAAGATTAAGAGCATCAAAATGTCTTTAACAATTATTCAACCAAATGTACTCAATGCCAATTTGTTTAGAATGAtacgtaaattatttattattcatgcaaggaaatatttattttcgaaaaaatataaacacacgCTCGACGACACAGGGTATGCTGTCAAACTGACGTTTCAAATGTCATAATTGTCATGTCTACCGGGTCCGTAATGGTATCTGATGGTATCAAAGAACTATCCTCATCAATcataagctcgctccagactacgcggcgcgaagccgcgaacgcgagtgtggagtcgatttcgctgattagcgaactagactccacactcacgttcgcggcttcgcgcctcGATTAGCGCATGGG
The window above is part of the Cydia strobilella chromosome 12, ilCydStro3.1, whole genome shotgun sequence genome. Proteins encoded here:
- the LOC134746195 gene encoding target of rapamycin complex subunit lst8, with amino-acid sequence MSGDAAAGASHVVLVTGGYDHTIKLWQAHSGVCLRTMQHPDSQINGLEIRPDGQMVAACGYQHIRMYDLASTNPDPVMNYEGVSKNVSRVGFSEDGKWMYTGGEDCTAKIWDIRVGRQFQCQRIFQVPAPVNAVIMHPDQTQIMVGDQSGIIHVWDLRTDQNEQLIPEAEASIQDIAIDPEGRMMAAVNNKGSCYVWALGGAPPRPVPRKHLVAHNKYALRCRFSPDSTMLVTTSGDCTARVWRTSDWGLQRELRHDSQRWVWDCAFSNDERYLFTGSSDSYARLWDLEKGTLEREYCGHQKPITALAFRDQAV